A part of Gemmatimonas groenlandica genomic DNA contains:
- a CDS encoding M24 family metallopeptidase, producing the protein MLTPEMLPRLQQLLADADLDGWLLYDFRGTNAIASGLLGFDGLVSRRVFALIPREGLPIGIAHAIEPGPWAQWPKAWPLRTYSGWRALESEVASLVQGKRVAMEYSPGDAIPYLDRVPAGVLEMVRAAGATVVCSGDLVSQIYATWTPDQLLSHERAAERIMHIAHGAIAYAGDMVALGTPVAEHELQARILEAFERAGLETHHGPDVAASENAANPHYMPSAASPRLIQRGDTLLIDLWAREKNGGVYADQTWMASMGAPTERVVTVWEAVRDARDAALSLLQSRITAGLPVRGGEADDAARAVIEARGFGPQFWHRTGHSIDSRELHGSGPQIDNLESRDDRLLIPGVGFSIEPGIYLPGELGVRSEVNAYVAEDSLLVTPGDVQRDLIVV; encoded by the coding sequence ATGCTGACCCCCGAAATGCTGCCGCGCCTCCAGCAGCTGCTTGCCGACGCCGATCTCGACGGCTGGTTGTTGTACGACTTCCGCGGTACGAACGCCATCGCGTCGGGGCTGCTGGGCTTCGACGGCCTCGTGTCGCGTCGCGTGTTCGCGCTCATTCCCCGCGAAGGTTTGCCGATCGGTATTGCGCACGCGATCGAACCCGGCCCGTGGGCACAGTGGCCGAAGGCATGGCCTCTGCGGACCTACAGCGGCTGGCGCGCGCTCGAGTCGGAAGTGGCGTCACTGGTGCAGGGCAAACGGGTAGCGATGGAGTACTCGCCGGGTGACGCGATTCCGTATCTCGATCGCGTGCCGGCCGGTGTGTTGGAAATGGTGCGCGCAGCCGGCGCGACGGTAGTCTGTTCTGGCGATTTGGTGTCGCAGATCTACGCCACGTGGACACCCGACCAATTGCTGTCGCACGAGCGGGCGGCCGAACGCATCATGCACATAGCGCACGGGGCGATCGCCTACGCCGGTGACATGGTCGCGCTGGGCACGCCGGTGGCCGAGCACGAGCTGCAGGCGCGAATTCTCGAAGCGTTCGAACGGGCCGGACTCGAGACGCATCACGGCCCCGACGTGGCCGCCAGCGAGAACGCGGCCAACCCGCACTACATGCCGTCGGCCGCTTCGCCCCGGCTCATTCAGCGCGGCGACACGCTGCTCATCGACTTGTGGGCGCGCGAGAAGAACGGCGGCGTGTACGCCGATCAGACGTGGATGGCATCGATGGGCGCCCCGACCGAGCGCGTGGTGACGGTGTGGGAAGCGGTGCGCGACGCGCGTGACGCGGCGCTGTCGCTGCTGCAGAGTCGCATCACGGCCGGCCTGCCGGTGCGCGGCGGCGAAGCCGATGACGCGGCGCGCGCCGTGATCGAAGCGCGCGGGTTCGGCCCGCAGTTCTGGCATCGCACGGGGCACAGCATCGACTCGCGTGAACTGCACGGTTCGGGTCCGCAGATCGACAATCTGGAATCGCGTGATGATCGCCTGCTGATTCCGGGCGTGGGCTTCTCGATCGAACCGGGTATTTACTTGCCCGGCGAGTTGGGTGTGCGGTCGGAAGTGAACGCGTACGTGGCCGAAGATTCGTTGCTGGTGACGCCCGGCGACGTGCAGCGCGACCTGATCGTCGTTTGA
- a CDS encoding methyltransferase domain-containing protein has translation MFTPARQRGSEILDDPGEDPALALRSLRDVALANRFFGGRRAVLAEVRRELLRQRALDGASTAITLLDIGTGLGDIPRAAQRMAAGTAVPLTTIGVELVPALAHAASAACTHALAADAMVLPFHDGSIDIVTCSQVLHHFDGAEAERLLQECTRVARSAVIIGDLRRSWFAVAGLWAASFVLGFHPVSRHDGIVSILRGFTRDELQRLVERATGCPVRTGRALGFRVVAVWSPLQQASRRS, from the coding sequence ATGTTCACGCCGGCTCGCCAACGCGGCAGTGAGATCCTCGACGACCCCGGCGAGGATCCCGCGCTCGCGTTGCGCTCGCTGCGTGATGTCGCGTTGGCGAATCGTTTCTTTGGTGGGCGCCGAGCCGTGCTCGCAGAGGTTCGGCGCGAGCTGCTTCGGCAGCGGGCGCTCGATGGAGCCAGCACCGCGATCACGCTGCTCGATATCGGCACCGGACTCGGCGACATCCCGCGCGCCGCGCAACGCATGGCCGCCGGAACGGCAGTGCCACTCACCACCATCGGTGTAGAACTCGTACCGGCGCTGGCGCACGCAGCGAGCGCCGCCTGCACGCACGCGCTGGCCGCTGACGCGATGGTGCTGCCGTTCCACGATGGAAGCATCGACATTGTGACCTGCTCGCAGGTGCTGCACCACTTCGACGGGGCGGAGGCGGAGCGCTTGTTACAGGAATGCACGCGCGTGGCGCGGTCGGCGGTGATCATCGGCGACCTGCGTCGCAGTTGGTTTGCGGTGGCCGGGCTCTGGGCGGCATCGTTCGTGCTGGGGTTTCATCCCGTCAGCCGCCACGACGGCATCGTCTCAATTCTGCGTGGCTTTACGCGCGACGAGTTGCAGCGGCTCGTGGAGCGGGCCACCGGATGTCCGGTACGCACGGGCCGGGCGTTGGGGTTCCGTGTTGTAGCCGTCTGGTCACCATTGCAACAGGCCAGTAGGCGCTCGTAG
- a CDS encoding inorganic diphosphatase gives MHNPWRDMPPGPHVPELVTAIIEIPAGSRNKYELDKESGQFKLDRVLYSAVHYPGDYGFIPRTLHEDNDPLDILVRINEPTFPGCQITCRPIGVLKMLDKGEPDEKILAVPSDDPYHNDIYDIADMPAHYLKEIEHFFGIYKDLEGKRVEIQGWEKSEVAFKVIQRSIERYAETYLKGA, from the coding sequence ATGCACAATCCCTGGCGCGACATGCCCCCCGGTCCGCATGTGCCGGAGCTGGTCACCGCGATCATCGAAATCCCCGCGGGCTCGCGCAACAAGTACGAGCTCGATAAGGAATCCGGACAGTTCAAGCTCGATCGCGTGCTGTATTCGGCCGTGCACTACCCGGGCGATTACGGCTTCATTCCGCGCACGTTGCACGAGGACAACGATCCGCTCGACATTCTCGTGCGGATCAACGAGCCCACGTTCCCCGGCTGCCAGATCACCTGCCGCCCGATCGGCGTGCTGAAAATGCTGGACAAGGGTGAGCCCGACGAGAAGATCCTCGCCGTGCCCAGCGACGATCCGTATCACAACGACATCTACGACATCGCCGACATGCCGGCGCACTACCTCAAGGAGATCGAACACTTCTTCGGCATCTACAAGGATCTCGAGGGCAAGCGCGTCGAGATTCAGGGATGGGAGAAGAGTGAGGTGGCGTTCAAGGTGATTCAGCGGTCCATTGAGCGGTATGCGGAGACGTACTTGAAGGGTGCGTAA
- a CDS encoding NAD(P)/FAD-dependent oxidoreductase, producing the protein MSDYSRAWQVIVVGGGPAGSSAAWHLATAGLEVCLLDRARFPRAKPCAEYVSPEASRILDAMGALAPLEHGGAASLTGMVVHAPSGDRIHGEFVARHGFRGFRDRGLGVRREILDTLLIERARAAGVCVLEDAKVEGVTLDASGAVSGVEVRTDEGMRTMRASLVIGADGLRSIVSRRLELAHQSRWPRRVALVAHYRGVRDIGTLGEMHVTRNGYVGLAAVSGGLTNVALVVPRSAAQGMAGDPSAFLEAWIAAQPALHPRFLDAVRETPVRATGPFASHATRAWAPGAMLTGDAADFYDPFTGEGIYAALRGGELLAPFAVDAVHAREQSDARGMRRALRAYEQARKRTFAGKWRVEKLIGAAVAFPTLMNHAARVLTRDRDLADLLIGVTGDFVPPSAVLRPRTLLRFLS; encoded by the coding sequence ATGTCCGACTACTCGCGCGCCTGGCAGGTGATCGTCGTGGGCGGTGGCCCCGCCGGCAGTTCGGCGGCCTGGCATCTCGCCACGGCGGGCCTCGAGGTGTGCCTGCTGGACCGGGCGCGGTTTCCCCGGGCCAAGCCCTGCGCTGAGTACGTCAGCCCGGAAGCCAGCCGCATTCTCGATGCCATGGGGGCGCTGGCGCCGCTCGAACACGGCGGTGCGGCGTCGTTGACGGGAATGGTCGTGCATGCCCCATCGGGTGACCGCATTCACGGCGAGTTCGTCGCGCGTCATGGCTTTCGCGGATTCCGCGATCGCGGACTCGGCGTGCGACGCGAGATTCTCGACACGCTGCTCATCGAGCGTGCGCGGGCGGCCGGTGTCTGCGTGTTGGAAGACGCGAAAGTCGAGGGCGTCACTCTCGACGCGAGTGGCGCCGTGAGCGGCGTCGAGGTGCGCACCGACGAGGGCATGCGTACGATGCGCGCCTCACTCGTGATCGGCGCCGACGGACTGCGTTCGATCGTGTCGCGCCGCCTGGAACTGGCGCATCAATCGCGTTGGCCGCGACGCGTGGCGCTGGTGGCGCACTATCGGGGGGTGCGCGACATCGGCACCCTTGGCGAGATGCATGTCACGCGCAACGGCTACGTGGGACTCGCCGCGGTGTCCGGTGGCCTGACCAACGTGGCGTTGGTCGTGCCGCGAAGTGCGGCCCAAGGGATGGCGGGCGATCCGTCGGCGTTTCTCGAGGCGTGGATTGCCGCGCAACCGGCGTTGCACCCGCGTTTTCTCGACGCCGTGCGTGAGACGCCCGTACGCGCGACCGGCCCGTTCGCATCGCACGCGACCCGAGCCTGGGCGCCGGGCGCGATGCTCACCGGAGACGCCGCCGACTTCTACGATCCCTTCACCGGGGAAGGCATCTACGCCGCCCTGCGCGGCGGTGAGTTGCTGGCCCCGTTCGCCGTCGACGCGGTGCATGCCCGCGAGCAGTCCGACGCGCGCGGCATGCGCCGAGCACTCAGGGCCTATGAGCAGGCGCGGAAGCGTACCTTCGCGGGAAAGTGGCGCGTCGAAAAGCTCATTGGAGCCGCCGTGGCCTTTCCGACGTTGATGAATCACGCCGCGCGAGTGCTGACGCGCGATCGCGATCTCGCTGACCTGTTGATCGGGGTCACGGGCGACTTTGTCCCGCCGTCGGCGGTGCTTCGCCCGCGCACCCTGCTCCGATTCCTTTCCTGA
- a CDS encoding SRPBCC family protein: MHANYELGPPPADQLVTQIDERIVRAPVARIFEIAREVEHWPAYLPHYRFVRFRHRTPDGGGMVEMAANRPFGLFNWPTWWLSEMAVNHDVPWVRFKHVGGVTTRMDVEWSFTPVEGGTLTRIVHVWNGPLWPVIGRFAATQVIAPVFVHGIASRTLAGLAAVAERDPS; encoded by the coding sequence ATGCACGCGAACTACGAACTGGGTCCGCCACCGGCGGATCAACTGGTGACACAGATCGACGAGCGGATCGTACGAGCGCCGGTCGCGCGCATCTTCGAGATCGCGCGCGAGGTGGAGCATTGGCCGGCGTATCTGCCGCACTACCGGTTCGTACGGTTCCGTCATCGCACGCCCGATGGCGGTGGTATGGTGGAGATGGCGGCCAATCGCCCGTTCGGCCTGTTCAACTGGCCCACGTGGTGGCTGTCAGAGATGGCGGTGAATCATGACGTACCGTGGGTTCGGTTCAAGCACGTTGGTGGTGTCACCACGCGCATGGATGTGGAGTGGAGCTTCACGCCGGTCGAGGGCGGTACGCTCACGCGTATCGTGCACGTGTGGAACGGCCCGTTGTGGCCGGTGATCGGACGGTTCGCGGCCACGCAGGTGATCGCTCCGGTATTTGTGCACGGCATCGCGTCGCGCACGCTGGCGGGTCTGGCCGCCGTCGCTGAACGGGATCCTTCATGA
- the fabF gene encoding beta-ketoacyl-ACP synthase II yields the protein MTNPPQSHTTPESSPSRRRVAITGIGCVTPIGTGVEALWQGLRAERSAVVPATRFDASIYRSQCAAQIDDFDATKWIDAKRVKRLDRFSEFAVVSSILALEDGNLDLANEDRDRVGAMMGTALGGVGYAEEQAARFLHGGLRAVDATLALAVFGGSASCNMAIEFGVSGPNSTNAMSCASGSMAIGEAFRQIRDGYADVMLAGGSEAPLATLCFGAFALIRAMSTRNDDPARASRPFDKHRDGFVMGEGGAVLLLEEWSHAEARGARIYAELSGYGTTNDAHHMTAPRPDGAQAARCMRNALRDASVGVEQIDYINAHGSSTPLNDPTETMAIKQVFGDHAYRVPVSSTKGYYGHALGASGAFEAAISALTISRGWIPPTLNLETPDDGCDLDYVPQHGRELSPKVVLSNSFGFGGINAALVLKKPTA from the coding sequence ATGACCAATCCGCCGCAGTCGCACACCACGCCCGAATCCTCACCATCCCGACGCCGGGTCGCCATCACCGGCATCGGGTGCGTCACACCGATCGGCACCGGCGTCGAAGCGCTTTGGCAGGGGTTGCGCGCCGAGCGTTCGGCGGTGGTTCCCGCCACGCGCTTCGATGCGTCGATCTATCGATCGCAGTGCGCCGCGCAGATCGACGACTTCGATGCCACGAAGTGGATCGATGCGAAGCGCGTGAAGCGGCTCGACCGCTTCAGCGAATTCGCGGTCGTGAGCTCCATACTCGCGCTCGAAGACGGCAATCTCGATCTGGCCAACGAAGATCGTGATCGCGTGGGCGCGATGATGGGTACCGCGCTGGGCGGCGTCGGCTACGCCGAGGAACAGGCCGCTCGCTTTCTGCACGGAGGACTGCGCGCCGTCGATGCCACGCTCGCCCTCGCGGTGTTCGGCGGTTCGGCCAGCTGCAACATGGCCATCGAGTTCGGCGTGTCAGGCCCCAACTCCACCAACGCGATGAGCTGTGCATCGGGCTCCATGGCCATCGGCGAAGCGTTCCGTCAGATCCGCGATGGCTACGCCGACGTGATGCTGGCCGGCGGATCGGAAGCGCCGCTGGCCACGCTCTGCTTCGGCGCGTTCGCGCTCATTCGCGCGATGTCGACGCGCAACGACGATCCGGCGCGCGCGTCGCGTCCGTTCGACAAACACCGCGATGGCTTCGTGATGGGCGAAGGCGGCGCCGTGCTGTTGCTGGAGGAGTGGTCACACGCGGAAGCGCGTGGCGCCCGCATTTATGCGGAGCTGAGCGGCTACGGTACCACCAACGACGCGCATCACATGACCGCACCGCGCCCCGACGGCGCGCAGGCCGCACGCTGTATGCGCAACGCGCTGCGTGATGCGTCGGTCGGCGTGGAGCAGATCGACTACATCAACGCGCATGGCAGCAGCACGCCGCTCAATGACCCCACGGAAACGATGGCGATCAAGCAGGTGTTCGGCGATCACGCGTACCGCGTACCGGTGTCGAGCACCAAGGGCTACTACGGCCACGCGCTCGGTGCGTCAGGCGCGTTCGAAGCCGCGATCAGCGCGCTCACGATCTCACGCGGCTGGATTCCGCCCACGCTCAATCTGGAAACGCCCGACGACGGCTGCGATCTGGACTACGTGCCGCAGCACGGGCGCGAGCTGAGCCCGAAGGTGGTGCTGTCGAACAGTTTTGGGTTTGGTGGGATTAACGCCGCGTTGGTGCTCAAAAAGCCAACTGCCTAG
- a CDS encoding flavin reductase family protein, with amino-acid sequence MIDQDLFRAVLGRFASGITVITTRDASGTPHGMTVSAFSSLSLDPPLVLVCIGNDATMAPVMTQATSFAVNVLADSQEALSRRFAGKVDDRFAGVGYVDGELGDAVLDDVLASMQCRIVARHEAGDHVIVVGHVEQAAARDAKPLLYYRGGYAQLER; translated from the coding sequence ATGATCGATCAAGACCTGTTCCGGGCCGTCCTCGGCCGCTTCGCTTCCGGCATTACCGTCATCACGACCCGTGATGCGAGCGGGACGCCGCACGGCATGACCGTTAGTGCCTTTTCCTCGCTGAGTCTCGACCCGCCCCTCGTGCTGGTGTGCATCGGCAACGACGCCACTATGGCACCCGTCATGACGCAGGCTACGAGCTTCGCGGTCAATGTGCTTGCCGACTCACAGGAGGCGCTATCCCGCCGTTTCGCCGGCAAGGTAGACGATCGTTTCGCCGGAGTGGGCTACGTGGACGGTGAGCTGGGCGATGCCGTGCTCGATGACGTGCTGGCCTCGATGCAATGCCGCATCGTGGCGCGCCATGAAGCCGGCGACCATGTCATCGTGGTCGGACATGTCGAACAGGCGGCCGCACGCGATGCGAAGCCGCTGCTCTACTATCGCGGTGGTTACGCGCAGTTGGAACGATAG
- a CDS encoding DUF92 domain-containing protein codes for MSAAVPAWSSVAGPSTPVALGLAILIAGAAWRQQSLRTSGALAAAVVGAIALRAGWPWGGFLIAWFAWATLASRLGRARKEQRTAGVVEKGAQRDAVQVMANGGVFAMAATLTLVRGDPWAQVAVWGAASLAAAGADTLGTEIGTWIGGIPRSVRTWRPVPTGTSGAVSAAGSFATLLSALVLAAIAVAMGLVPAPQWWIVAVAALFGAIVDTVAGALVQQRRWCPSCEMATEQSRHSCGTDTRHRGGWRWLGNDEVNFVCTASAALLAWLINGAVA; via the coding sequence GTGTCGGCGGCCGTGCCCGCGTGGTCGAGCGTGGCGGGCCCGTCCACCCCGGTGGCGCTCGGTCTCGCCATCCTCATCGCTGGTGCCGCGTGGCGCCAGCAGAGTCTTCGTACGAGCGGCGCGCTGGCCGCGGCGGTGGTGGGGGCAATCGCCCTTCGCGCGGGCTGGCCCTGGGGCGGATTCCTGATCGCCTGGTTTGCGTGGGCAACGCTCGCCTCTCGACTGGGACGTGCTCGAAAGGAACAGCGAACCGCCGGCGTTGTGGAGAAAGGCGCGCAACGCGACGCGGTCCAGGTCATGGCCAACGGTGGCGTCTTCGCCATGGCCGCTACACTGACCCTCGTGCGAGGCGATCCGTGGGCGCAGGTGGCAGTGTGGGGCGCGGCGAGCCTCGCGGCAGCCGGTGCCGACACGCTGGGCACGGAAATCGGCACCTGGATCGGCGGGATCCCGCGCTCCGTACGGACATGGCGTCCGGTGCCCACCGGTACGTCTGGTGCCGTGAGCGCTGCCGGAAGTTTTGCCACGCTGCTGAGTGCGCTCGTGCTGGCCGCCATCGCTGTAGCGATGGGACTCGTACCGGCCCCACAGTGGTGGATCGTGGCCGTGGCGGCACTGTTCGGGGCGATCGTCGACACCGTCGCCGGCGCGTTGGTGCAGCAGCGACGCTGGTGCCCCTCCTGCGAAATGGCCACCGAGCAGTCTCGCCATTCCTGCGGCACCGATACGCGGCACCGGGGAGGCTGGCGATGGCTCGGCAACGACGAGGTGAACTTCGTGTGCACAGCGTCGGCGGCCCTGCTGGCCTGGCTCATCAATGGCGCGGTCGCCTAG
- the hemB gene encoding porphobilinogen synthase — protein MPMRMRRLRRTEALRRMVRETRLDPAQFIWPLFVRSGTGVRAPIGSMPGVSQTSVDEMLRDAEKAVAAQIGGILLFGIPDTKDATGSSAWDPQGPVPAAVRAVKREFPHLVVVTDVCMCEYTDHGHCGLLTPSGEVDNDATLELLSREALAHAEAGADIVAPSDMMDLRIGHMRRALDMAGFTQTPIMSYAAKYASAFYGPFREAAESTPAFGDRRSYQMDPANGREALREVKLDVEEGADILMVKPAGAYLDIISAVKRETQMPLAAYQVSGEYSMIKAAAERGWIDGDRAMMESLVAIARAGADMTITYFALEAAAALRNR, from the coding sequence ATGCCGATGCGCATGCGTCGCTTGCGGCGCACCGAGGCACTTCGCCGCATGGTGCGCGAAACGCGGCTCGACCCGGCGCAGTTCATTTGGCCGTTGTTCGTGCGCTCGGGCACGGGCGTGCGCGCACCGATCGGGTCGATGCCGGGTGTGTCGCAGACGTCGGTGGATGAGATGCTGCGTGACGCCGAGAAAGCGGTGGCGGCGCAGATCGGCGGCATTCTGCTGTTCGGTATCCCGGACACGAAGGATGCCACCGGCTCGTCGGCGTGGGATCCGCAGGGCCCGGTGCCCGCCGCGGTGCGTGCGGTAAAGCGAGAGTTCCCGCATCTCGTCGTCGTGACCGACGTGTGTATGTGCGAGTACACCGATCACGGACACTGCGGCTTGCTCACGCCCTCTGGTGAGGTGGACAACGACGCCACGCTCGAACTGCTCTCGCGCGAAGCGTTGGCGCACGCCGAAGCTGGTGCCGATATCGTGGCGCCCAGCGACATGATGGACCTGCGCATCGGGCACATGCGTCGCGCCCTCGACATGGCCGGCTTCACACAGACGCCGATCATGAGCTACGCCGCCAAGTACGCGTCGGCGTTCTACGGCCCGTTCCGTGAAGCCGCGGAATCGACACCGGCGTTCGGCGATCGCCGCAGCTATCAGATGGACCCGGCCAACGGCCGAGAGGCACTGCGTGAGGTGAAGCTCGACGTGGAGGAGGGGGCCGATATCCTGATGGTGAAGCCAGCGGGCGCGTACCTCGACATCATTTCCGCCGTGAAGCGCGAGACGCAGATGCCGCTCGCGGCCTATCAGGTGAGTGGCGAGTACTCGATGATCAAGGCGGCGGCCGAACGCGGCTGGATCGACGGCGATCGCGCCATGATGGAATCCCTGGTGGCCATCGCCCGCGCCGGCGCCGACATGACGATTACCTACTTCGCACTCGAAGCGGCCGCTGCTCTGCGCAACCGCTGA
- a CDS encoding carboxypeptidase-like regulatory domain-containing protein: MTARAYGRWSLVLLATLVACGESRSSNEANGRIADVQTTAGAGADRAGADQAGAVSRDSAVLSLTRAAGGADGTQYTLSAQASSGFIVGKIGGGAPRDTSIAPTHDLSVCRPFTQSLVPSRDGGVGNSVVWLVGVATGPRDDAPRRVRVMLDGCRLDPRVQRVAAGGTVMITSRDAMMTRLQFIDVGASSASRGTVLFNDAGQVVPTSDAAKAPGLVQIRDDLHPWVRAYLAVTPHPFVAITAADGQFRFDNVPPGSYTLVVWHERFGTKQQRVKVDAHVETRVELAY, translated from the coding sequence TTGACGGCTCGCGCGTACGGCCGTTGGAGTTTGGTGCTGCTGGCGACACTCGTCGCCTGCGGTGAGTCGCGATCGTCGAACGAGGCGAACGGACGCATCGCGGATGTACAGACCACCGCCGGCGCGGGCGCCGATCGGGCGGGCGCCGATCAGGCGGGCGCGGTGTCACGCGACAGCGCGGTGTTGTCGCTCACGCGAGCGGCCGGCGGTGCCGACGGAACGCAGTACACCCTGTCGGCGCAGGCTAGCAGCGGATTCATCGTGGGCAAGATCGGCGGTGGCGCACCGCGTGACACCAGCATTGCGCCCACGCACGATCTGTCGGTGTGCCGTCCCTTCACGCAATCGCTGGTGCCCAGTCGCGACGGTGGCGTGGGGAATAGCGTGGTGTGGCTGGTGGGCGTCGCCACCGGCCCCCGCGACGACGCGCCGCGTCGCGTGCGCGTGATGCTCGACGGCTGTCGGCTCGATCCGCGCGTGCAGCGCGTCGCGGCCGGTGGCACGGTCATGATCACGTCACGCGACGCGATGATGACACGATTGCAGTTCATCGACGTGGGCGCCTCGTCGGCGTCGCGCGGCACGGTGCTGTTCAACGACGCGGGGCAGGTGGTGCCCACGAGCGATGCGGCCAAAGCGCCTGGGCTCGTGCAGATCCGCGACGATCTCCATCCGTGGGTGCGCGCCTATCTCGCGGTCACACCGCATCCGTTCGTCGCGATTACCGCCGCCGACGGCCAGTTCCGCTTCGACAACGTCCCGCCCGGATCGTACACGCTGGTGGTGTGGCACGAGCGGTTCGGCACGAAGCAGCAGCGAGTAAAAGTCGACGCACACGTGGAGACGCGGGTGGAGCTGGCGTACTGA
- the hemC gene encoding hydroxymethylbilane synthase — protein sequence MTDLVVRIGTRSSELALRQARQVAAALAERGVASELVEYTTIGDRILDRPLNAIGEKGLFTAELEADLITGRTDCAVHSLKDLPTADPEGLTIVALLEREDPRDALVVGPNTTARTLLELPKGAKVGTSSLRRRAQLRALRPDFDVRELRGNVGTRLRKIDAGEVDAALLAAAGLRRLGLGDRIVAFMDPPDWISAPGQGAIAVQARANDERMTAILATLDHAHTRAAVTAERALLAALEGGCQVPIGACTTYEAKYGPMLHGIIASIDGVSVVRGGLPINADDPASSGRELARQLHAAGGAGILEELREELAEAAAAKAAEKAAAQGAS from the coding sequence ATGACTGATCTTGTCGTCCGCATCGGAACCCGTTCCTCTGAGTTGGCGCTGCGTCAGGCGCGCCAAGTTGCTGCTGCGCTCGCCGAGCGCGGCGTCGCGAGTGAACTGGTGGAGTACACCACCATCGGCGATCGCATTCTCGATCGCCCGCTCAACGCAATCGGTGAGAAGGGGCTGTTTACGGCCGAACTCGAAGCCGATCTCATCACCGGTCGCACCGATTGTGCGGTGCACTCGCTGAAGGATCTGCCCACGGCCGATCCCGAAGGGCTCACCATCGTGGCGCTGCTCGAGCGCGAGGATCCGCGTGATGCGCTGGTCGTCGGTCCGAACACGACCGCGCGTACCCTTCTGGAGCTGCCGAAGGGCGCGAAGGTCGGTACGTCATCACTGCGTCGTCGCGCCCAATTGCGCGCGCTGCGTCCCGACTTCGATGTGCGAGAACTGCGCGGCAACGTGGGTACGCGGTTGCGGAAGATCGACGCTGGTGAAGTCGACGCCGCGCTGCTCGCTGCCGCCGGCTTGCGCCGTCTCGGACTCGGCGATCGCATTGTCGCGTTCATGGATCCGCCCGACTGGATCTCGGCGCCGGGGCAGGGGGCCATCGCCGTGCAGGCGCGCGCGAACGACGAGCGCATGACGGCGATTCTGGCCACGCTCGATCACGCGCACACGCGCGCCGCGGTGACGGCGGAACGTGCACTGCTGGCCGCGCTCGAAGGCGGTTGTCAGGTGCCGATCGGCGCGTGCACCACGTACGAAGCGAAATACGGCCCGATGCTGCACGGCATCATTGCGTCGATCGACGGTGTGTCGGTCGTGCGCGGCGGATTGCCGATCAACGCCGATGATCCGGCGTCGAGCGGACGTGAACTCGCCCGGCAGCTGCACGCGGCCGGTGGTGCCGGCATTCTGGAAGAGTTGCGCGAAGAGCTGGCCGAAGCGGCGGCAGCGAAGGCGGCCGAGAAGGCGGCCGCGCAGGGAGCCAGCTGA